The following proteins are co-located in the Serinus canaria isolate serCan28SL12 chromosome 17, serCan2020, whole genome shotgun sequence genome:
- the TOR4A gene encoding torsin-4A — protein sequence MEDELPCSEVDGKSVLRDLGVEVPCMESNPTGDTSGAEEDAGEVPCAESSTKEEAPCDPGIVFTEGRVGGETEGSGSDREGDIPGSGSGSDREGDIPASGSGSDREGEIAITDSDGEGEIPVTDSDREGEVPCDAKEEASCSGSDAEEVPDAVIPAASKKITSISSPLRAIVRLRRRYQRLKKSRLHLELPREKSAEFVHTRLLQRQLSLKRTSLYSPSMSFFNQSGFESSQYFTFDTSVEHYSVKKCRRKKSRRKSRMVLYPDKTKKYLPAEEKSKAKRCLFLLIAIIFFQILNAIENLDDNLQKYDLDALEKTMHREVFGQKVAVESIVELLKDYLATHVHNKPLVISLNGPTGVGKSHVGWVLAKHFRSVMDNDFVLQYFVMHHCPSGVAPLTCEIDLSKKISDMVTRAEIEEKTPLFILDEVELMSPVLLDTLSRFFEPNQTNEFLNAIYILISNLGGAEITKFVIQNASTELLHQQRGAEELLSIIQPVLASVHPLWKAADIIPFVLLEKSHVINCFLEQMRREGLYPDQKHIENLANQLSYYTTGDKQYSIMGCKQVVAKVNLL from the coding sequence ATGGAGGACGAGCTGCCCTGTTCTGAGGTGGATGGAAAAAGTGTTCTCAGGGATCTGGGGGTGGAGGTGCCCTGCATGGAGAGCAATCCCACGGGAGACAcatctggagcagaggaggatgcaggagaggtgccctgtgctgagagcagcacaaaagAAGAGGCTCCTTGTGACCCAGGAATTGTCTTCACTGAGGGCAGAGTGGGAGGAGAGACAGAgggcagtggcagtgacagggaaggggacattcctggcagtggcagtggcagtgacagggaAGGGGACATTCCTgccagtggcagtggcagtgacagggaAGGGGAGATTGCCATCACTGACAGCGATGGGGAAGGGGAGATTCCTGTCACTGATAGTgacagggaaggggaagtgCCCTGTGATGCAAAAGAAGAGGCCTCTTGCTCTGGCAGTGACGCAGAGGAAGTGCCAGATGCTGTGATCCCTGCTGCTTCCAAGAAAATCACTTCCATTTCCTCTCCCCTGCGGGCCATCGTCCGCCTGCGCCGGCGCTACCAGAGGCTGAAGAAAAGCCGTCTGCATTTAGAGCTGCCTCGGGAAAAGTCTGCTGAGTTTGTccacaccaggctgctccagaggcagctgTCCCTGAAGAGAACTTCCCTGTACAGCCCTTCCATGTCCTTCTTTAATCAGTCTGGCTTTGAGAGCTCCCAGTACTTCACCTTTGACACGTCTGTGGAACATTACTCCGTGAAAAAGTGCAGGCGGAAAAAGAGCCGGAGGAAATCCAGGATGGTTCTCTACCcggataaaacaaaaaaatacctcCCAGCAGAGGAGAAGAGCAAGGCAAAGCGCTGCCTCTTCTTGCTCATTGCCATTATCTTCTTCCAGATTCTCAATGCAATAGAGAACCTGGATGATAACCTCCAAAAATATGACCTGGATGCTTTGGAGAAAACCATGCACCGGGAAGTGTTTGGGCAGAAGGTTGCTGTGGAAAGTATTGTGGAATTACTGAAAGACTATCTGGCTACCCATGTCCACAACAAGCCTCTGGTGATCTCTCTGAATGGCCCCACAGGGGTGGGGAAGAGCCACGTTGGCTGGGTGCTGGCCAAGCACTTTCGCTCTGTCATGGACAATGACTTTGTGCTCCAGTACTTTGTGATGCATCACTGCCCCAGCGGGGTGGCTCCCCTCACCTGTGAAATAGATCTGTCCAAGAAGATTTCTGACATGGTTACCAGAGCTGAAATAGAGGAAAAGACCCCACTGTTTATACTGGATGAGGTTGAGCTCATGTCCCCCGTCCTGCTGGACACTCTCAGCCGATTCTTTGAACCCAATCAAACCAACGAGTTCCTCAATGCCATCTACATTTTAATCAGCAACCTGGGAGGTGCTGAAATCACCAAGTTCGTTATCCAGAACGCATCCACTGAGCTCCTGCATCAGCAACGGggagctgaagagctgctgagcaTCATCCAGCCAGTCCTGGCCAGTGTGCACCCTCTGTGGAAGGCTGCAGACATCATCCCCTTCGTCCTCCTGGAGAAGTCTCATGTCATAAACTGCTTCCTGGAGCAGATGAGGAGGGAGGGGCTCTATCCTGACCAGAAGCACATTGAAAATTTGGCAAATCAGCTCAGTTACTACACTACAGGGGACAAGCAGTACTCCATTATGGGCTGCAAGCAGGTTGTGGCCAAAGTCAACCTCCTGTAG